The genomic segment GCAGCAGCAGCGGCCACGCCGCCCGTTCGCCGGCAGTCAGTGGCCGCCGGCGATGATAGGCAGCCAGCAGCAGCTGGCAGCGATCGGCATCGATGCCACCGCCGGCCGCGGTACACCAGTCGTTGGCGACCACCGCCAGGTCGAAAAGCAGGTCGTCGACACCGGCGAAATAGAAGTCGAGCAGGCCGCTGAGGCGGTCACCGACGAAGAGGACGTTGTCGCGGAAGAGATCGGCATGGATGATGCCACGCGGCAGGCCGCCGGGCCGCAAGGCCCGTTGCTGCTGCAGCTCGTCGGCCAGCAGGGCGGCCGTGCCGGGACTGAGGCGCGGTGCGAGCTGCGCGGCGACTGCGGCACACCACTGCGTACCGCGCGGGTGCGGCTGGCGCAGTGGGCACGATTGCGCGGCCAGGTGCAGCTCCGCCAGCGCCGCACCGACCGCCGCACACTGCCGCGCGCTCGGAACGGCCTCGGAAGCACCGGCGAGACGACTGACGACCAGCGCCGGCCTGCCCGCGAGTTCGCCGAGATAGCCGCCGCGCCGGTCGGCGACCGGCGCCGGGCAGGGAATTCCGCGCGCCGCCAGATGAACCAGCAACTGCGTGTAGAACGGAAGCTGCGCGTGCGGCACCTGCTCGAAGAGGGTCAGGACGTAATCACCGCTCGTCGTGGCGAGGTAGAAGTTCGAGTTCTGGACGCCCTCGGCAATCCCGGTGAGGTCCCGCAGCGTGCCCAGCGAATGGTTCTCGAGCCAGGCAGACACCACACTGGCGCTGAGTTCGGTGAACACCGACATGGGCGCGGTCGATGTCGGGCGGGCAGCGGCAGGAAGGCTGGTGACCCGCCGCTCAGAACGTGCCGATGGTCCACATAGGCACACTGATCGGCGGACCGCCGATCGAATGCCGCGCGAAGTTCCCGTCGCCCTGGTGGTCGACCAGGATGTACGGCACGCCGTGCGCCGGCGTCACCCGGATCATGTAGAGCCTGCCGCCGATCCGGTGTTCCTCGACCGTCTCGCCGTCCCGCTGGACGATCGTCACCTGCGGCTCCAGCGAAGCGTCGAGCGGCGCCATCTCCGGCGGTGGCGGCGGCACTGCCGGCAACGGCTGCAGATCGGGCGGAGTCTGGGCAAGCACTGGCGCCGTGGCGAGAACCAGAGTGGCCAGAAAAGCATGGGTGCGGCGCATCGGCGGTCTTCCGGGTGATTGATCGGTTCGCCGACATGCGGCCGGCCAGCACCGATTGTAGTACAGAATCACGTGCTGTCTGCGACCGCCGGCAGTCCGCAGGCGGCGCGGCCGACCGCCGAACTCTGCCATAATGCGGATGGTTCGTCGCGGCCGCGCTGGCGACGGCACGACGCGAGGCATGTCGCTCACGCCAGACGCCAGGCGCGCTCATCGTTCACCTCCATTGCCCTGACCCCGCCCATGCCCACCCTGCTGCTGGTCGACGGATCCTCCTATCTCTACCGGGCCTTCCACGCGCTGCCCGATCTGCGCACGACGCAGAGCGAGCCGACCGGCGCCCTGCACGGCGTCCTCAACATGCTGCGGCGGCTCGAGAGCGACCATCAGGCGGCGGGCGTCGACTACAAGGCCTGCGTCTTCGACGCCAAGGGGCGCACCTTCCGCGACGACTGGTACGCCCCCTACAAGGCCAACCGGCCACCGATGCCCGACGACCTCGTCCGCCAGATCGAGCCGCTGTACGCCGCCATCGCCGCGCTCGGCTGGCCGCTGCTGGTCGTCGACGGGGTCGAGGCGGACGACGTCATTGGCACGCTGGCGACGCAGGCGGCGGCGCAGGGCATGCAGGTCGTGGTGTCCACCGGCGACAAGGATCTGGCGCAACTCGTCGGCCCGCAGGTCCGTCTGGTCAACACGATGAGCAACGAAACGCTCGACGAGGCCGGCGTCGTCAGCCGCTTCGGCGTTCCCGCCGGGCGCATCGTCGACTACCTGGCGCTGGTCGGCGACACCGTCGACAACGTCCCCGGCGTCGCCAAGGTGGGAGCGAAGACCGCCGTCCGCTGGTTGCAGCAGTACGGCTCGCTCGACGGGGTCATCGCCGCCGCCAACGACATCGGCGGCGCCGTCGGCGACAACCTGCGGCGCGCACTCGATTTCCTGCCGCTGGCACGCCGCCTGCTGACCGTGCGCTGCGACCTCGAGCTGCCGCTGACGCTCGCCGAGCTGCAGCCGCGTGCCCTCGACCGCGAACGGCTGCTCGAGCTCTTCCGGCACTACGAGATGCGCTCGTGGTTGCGCGAGGTGCAGGGCACGGCTGACACAGCGGCAGCTCCGGCAGCGACACCGGCCGCCGCCACGCCCGCGGCGGCCGACGGCGCGCACCGCGCGGCCTACGAGACGATCCTCGACTGGCCGGCCTTCGACCGCTGGCTGCAGAAGATCGGCAACTGTGCGCTGACCGCGCTCGATACCGAGACCACCAGCCTCGACCCCTTCGCCGCCCGCCTCGTCGGCCTGTCGCTGGCGGTCGCGCCGGGCGAGGCAGCCTACCTGCCGCTCGCCCATCGCTACCCCGGCGCGCCGTCGCAACTGCCGCAGGACGCCGTGCTGGCCCGCCTGCAGGCGTGGCTCGAAGACCCCACGCAGGCAAAGATCGGCCAGAACCTGAAGTACGACCAGCACGTCCTCGCCAACCACGGCATCCGCCTCGCCGGCGTGCGGCACGACACGCTGCTCGAGTCCTACGTCCTCGAATCGGGCCGCGACGGCGTCCGCGGGCACGACCTCGGCCAGCTCGCCAGCCGCCACCTCGGGCTGCAGACGATCCCCTACGAAGCGCTTTGCGGCAAGGGCGCGAAGCAGATCGGTTTCGAGCAGGTGGCGATCGACCAGGCGGCAGCCTACGCCGCAGAGGACGCCGACCTCTGCCTGCGCCTGCAGCAGCAGCTCCAGCCGCAGATCGACAGCGACGCCGGCCTGCGGCGGATCTACGAAGAGATCGAGATACCGGTGCGCGAGGTCCTCTTCCGCATGGAGCGTACCGGCATCCTGATCGATGCCGGGCTGCTGACGCAGCAGAGCCACGAGATCGGCAAGCGCCTGCTCGAACTCGAGGAACGCGCGCATGCCGCCGCCGGGCAACCGTTCAACCTCAATTCGCCAAAGCAGCTCGCCGAGATCCTGTTCGACCGCCTCGGGCTGCCGGTGAAGAAGAAGACCCCGACGGGAACGCCGTCGACCGACGAAGAAGTGCTCTCCGAGCTCGCGCTCGACTACCCGCTGCCGAAGATCCTGCTCGAATCGCGGCAGCTCGCCAAGCTCAAGGGCACCTACACCGACAAGCTGCCGAAGATGATCAACGCCACCACCGGCCGCGTGCATACCAGCTACGCACAGGCGGTGGCGGTCACCGGCCGCCTCGCGTCGAACGACCCCAACCTGCAGAACATCCCGGTGCGCACCGCCGAAGGCCGCCGCATCCGCGCCGCTTTCATCGCCCCGCCCGGCAGCCACCTGCTCTCCGCCGACTACTCACAGGTCGAGCTGCGCATCATGGCGCACCTGTCGCAGGACGCGCGCCTGCTCGCCGCATTCGCCGCCGGCGAGGACGTGCACCGGGCGACGGCGAGCGAGATCTTCGGCGTCGCGGCGGCGGAAGTCGGCGCCGACCAGCGGCGTGTCGCCAAGGTGATCAACTTCGGCCTGATCTACGGCATGAGCGCCTTCGGCCTGGCCCGCCAGCTCGACCTCGAACGCGGTGCCGCGCAGTCGTACATCGATCGCTACTTCGCCCGCTACCCGGGCGTCGCCGCCTACATGGAAGAGACGCGCGCGGCGGCGAAGCGCCAGGGCTACGTCGAGACCGTCTTCGGCCGCCGGCTGTGGCTGCCCGAGATCCGCTCGAGCAACGTCGGCCGCCGCCAGGGCGCCGAACGTGCGGCGATCAACGCGCCGATGCAGGGCACCGCCGCCGACCTGATCAAGTCGGCGATGATCGCCGTCCAGCGCTGGCTCGACGGCGAAGGGCTGCGCACCCGCCTGTTGCTGCAGGTGCATGACGAACTCGTCCTCGAAGTGCCAGCGGACGAACTGCCAACCGTGCGCGGCGAGCTGCCGCGGCTGATGAGCGAGGTCGCCAGCCTGCGTGTGCCGCTGGTTGTCGACATCGGTGTCGGCGGCAACTGGGACGAGGCACATTGAGACGAGGCGACAGGGCCGTCCGCAACATGCACCCCGCGTGCCGCCAGCCACCCGCGCAGCAACGGACATCCCTGCGGCCAGGGCGCGCGCGCGGACTGCTGCTGGCGGCGCTGCTCGCCTGCGGCCTCACCGCCTGCGGCGACGCGACGCGCAACGTCGCCGTCTACCAGAGCGAGGATTTCGCCGCCGACGAGACCTTCTCGCGCCTCTTCGACGCCAGCCCCGAAGCGACCTGCGAAGCGGCCCGGCGCGCGCTGCTCAGCCAGGGCTACCTGCTGACCGCCGTCAAGCCGGATGCGGTCAGCGCCAGCAAGAACTTCCAGCCGCAGGGCGATGTGCATGTGCAGATCGTCTTCAACGTCGTGTGCACCAGCGAGGGCGGCAACGAAGAGCTGGCGACGGCCTACGTCAGCGCCATCGAGGACCGCTACACGCTGAAGAAGAACCCGAACTCGGCCAGCGTCGGTGTCGCCGCCATCGGCTCGCTGTCGATCCCGCTCGGCGCGAACGAGGATTCGCTGGTCAAGGTCGCCAGCGAGACGATCCCCGCCGGGCCGTTCTACGACCGCTTCTTCGCCCTGATGCACCGCAACCTGGCACAGCAGGCAGGTGGGCGGTAGACGGCAGCGGCATCGCCCGCCAGAAACGGGGCCCCTGGCTCGGGTGGGCGCCCGGCTTACCCGGCGCGTGCGCGGATGCGTGCGACCCTGCCGTGGCATTCCCTCTCCGGAGAGCCGCGAGTCGGCGGCGTGATGAGCCCTTACCAGAAAAGCGAGATCCCGGCCCGCTACGAGACGCTGATGGTCCTGCACCATCTGGGGCGGGGCGAACCGTTCATGATGCTGCCGGGAGACGAAGACGGCTACGGCACCCGCTGGACCCTCGGCGGGCAGCAGGTGCAGCCGGCGATCGCGCAGTTCCTGATGCGGCATGCCTTCGTCCGGGATGCCGGGCTGACCGAGTTCGGCGCCCACCAATTGCGCCTGACGCCGACGGGGCGCAGCTTCCATGACAAGGGCCGGCAGTGGTGGGAGGGGCTCGGCTTCTACGACAAGCTCAAGGTCATCGTTCTCGGTTGAACACGCCCGCCACCCGGCGGCCGGCCCCAACCTGCAGTGGTGCCCCGGTCGCGGCCGGCGCCCGCGCCGACCACGACGGCCAGGGCATCAGGAGACGGACGTGCGGATCAGGTGATCGAAGGCGCTCAGCGCGGCTTTCGAGCCTTCGCCCATGGCGATGACGATCTGCTTGTAGGGCACGGTCGTCACGTCGCCAGCGGCAAAGACGCCGGGCAGCGAGGTCTGCGTGCGCGCGTCGATCTCGATCTCGCCGTGGCGCGAGAGCGCCAGTGTTCCCTTCAGCCAGTCGCTGTTCGGCAGCAGGCCGATCTGCACGAAGACGCCCTCGAGGTCGATTCGCTGCGACTCGCCGCTGGCGCGATCGGTGTAGACGAGGCCATTGACCTTCTGCCCGTCGCCAGTGACTTCGGTGGTCAGCGCCTGCGTGATCACGCGGACGTTCGGCAGGCTGAACAGCTTCTTCTGCAGCACCGCATCGGCACGCAGGCTGGCTTCGAACTCGAGCAGCGTGACATGCCCGACGACGCCGGCGAGGTCGATCGCCGCCTCGACGCCCGAGTTGCCGCCGCCGATGACCGCAACCCGCTTGCCCTTGAACAGCGGGCCGTCGCAGTGCGGGCAATAGGCGACGCCATGGCCGCGGTACTGCTTCTCGCCGGGGACATTCATCTCGCGCCAGCGGGCGCCGGTGGCGATGATCACCGTCCGGCTGCGCAGGCTGGCGCCGCTGGCCAGGCGGACCTCGGCAAGACCGTCTTCGCCGGCGGCGATCAGTTGCTCGGCACGCTGCAGGTTCATGATGTCGACCTCGTACTCGCGCACGTGCTGCTCGAGGCCGGCGGCGAGCTTCGGGCCGTCGGTCTCCTTGACCGAGATGAAGTTCTCGATCGCCAGCGTATCGAGCACCTGGCCACCGAAGCGCTCGCTGACGACGCCGGTGCGCACGCCCTTGCGCGCGGCGTAGATCGCCGCCGCGGCACCCGCCGGGCCGCCGCCGACGATCAGCACGTCGAACGGTGCCCGCGCCGAGACCTTCTCGGCCTCGCGCTGCACGGCACCGACGTCGATCCGGCCGACGATCTCCTCGAGCGTCATCCGCCCCTGGCCAAAGTGCTCGCCGTTGAGCAGGACGGTGGGCACGCCCATGATCTGCCGCTCGCTGACTTCCGACTGGAACAGTGCGCCGTCGATCATCTGGTGGCTGATGCCCGGGTTGATCACCGACATCAGGTTGAGCGCCTGCACGACGTCGGGACAGTTGTGGCAGGAGAGCGAGATGAAGGTCTCGAAGTGGAAGCGGCCGGGGATCGCGCGGATCTCGTCGAGCACGCTCGCCTCGGCCTTCGGCGGATGGCCACCGGTCTGCAGCAGGGCGAGGATCAGCGAGGTGAACTCGTGCCCCATCGGGATGCCGGCGAAGCTGATGCGCGCCGCCTCACCGACCCGGCCGACGGCGAACGACGGCCGGCGCACGGCATCGCCGTCCTGGCGGACGCTGACCTTCGCCGACAACTCGGCGATTTCCTGTACCAGCGCGAGCATCTCGCGCGCCTGGTCACTGTCGTCGAGCGACGTGACGAGTTCGATCGGCTGCTGGATCTTCTCCAGGTAGGCGCGCAACTGGTTCCTGATGTTGCTGTCGAGCATGACTCCATTCTCCATTGACGAGTGGCATTGAAAAGGGGCCGCCAAGCTGTGCTTCGCGGCCCCTGTGCATTGGCACCCGCGGCGGCTGCCGGACTGCACGCCCGGCAGCGGCGCGTGCAGCGGCGCTCAGATCTTGCCGACGAGATCCAGCGACGGTGCCAGGGTGGCCTCACCCGGAGTCCACTTGGCCGGGCAGACCTCACCCGGGTGGCTGGCGACGTATTGCGCGGCCTGCACCTTGCGCAGCAGTTCCTTGGCGTCGCGGCCGATGCCGAGATCGTGGATTTCGCAGACCTTGATGACGCCCTCCGGATTGACGACGAAGGTGCCGCGCAGCGCCAGGCCCTCGGTCTCGATCATGACGTCGAAGTTGCGCGTGATTTTGCCGGTCGGGTCGCCGATCATCGGATAGCGGATCTTCTTGATCGTCTCCGACGCATCGGCCCACGCCTTGTGCGTGAAGTGGGTGTCGGTCGACACCGCATAGACTTCGACGCCGATCTTCTGGAAGGCATCGTACTCATCGGCCAGGTCGCCGAGTTCGGTCGGGCAGACGAAGGTGAAGTCGGCCGGGTAGAAAACGACGACGGACCACTTGCCTTTCAGGTCGGCATCGGAAACGGGGACGAACTTGCCATTGTGAAAAGCGGTGGCTGTGAACGACTTGATTTCGGTGTTGATCAAGGACATCGTGAGCTCTCCTTCGAGTTCGGTGGATGAAAAGAAGCGACGGACGAATCGTAGTGCAGGCGGCGGATTGGTTCCAATTGATTCTGGTAATTTCTGCCATAGCCCGGCGCTATCCGGCACGACCGCGGACGACGGGCGCATCCCCTGCGCAAGGAGCAATGGCGGCGGGATCGCGCCAGCGGGACGGACGCGGATTGACGGCCGACGACCATTTCGCCGATACTCGGGGCTCTGCCGATGAGCACGAACCCCCCGCTCGGCAAGGTGATCGCCCGGTCATTCCGGCGCGCCACTTGGCGGTTGACCGGGCCCGGTCCGGGCAGTGGCGCGGCACGCGGCCGTTCGACGCAGGCAACCTTGTTTCAGGATCCGGACCGGTGAATCCCCCTTTCCCTGCACCACCCCTGCCGGCGGGCCTGCCGGCGAACGCCATGGCGGAGCCCTGGCGATGAGCATGGTCGACGTCATCGATGGCGCCAGCTTTCCACGGCTCGAGCCGATCGCCTGCCCGCTCTGCGGCCAATCGAACGCGGCGCGCGTCATCCCCGCCCGCTTCGGCATGCTGACGTCGGTGGCCGAGTGCGCTCCCTGCCGCCTCGCCTACCAGACGCCGCGGCCATCCGAGGAAGCGTCGCGCGCCTACATGAACTGGCGCTGGTCCTCCGGCGACAGCTACGTGACCGATTCGGAGAACAAGCGCCGCGCCGCGCGCGCCAAACTGGAGCACGTGCAGGAAGTGCGCCCGCTGCCTGGCCGGCTGCTCGACTTCGGCGCCGGTTCCGGCGCCTTCGTCCGCGCCAGCCTCGATGCCGGCTGGCAGGCCATCGGCGTCGAACAGAGCGAAGCGGCGATCGCCCGCGCGCGCGAGTACTACGGCGTTGAACTGCAGGCGACGCTGCCCGACGAGGAGTTCGACGTGATCACGATGTGGGACGTCGTCGAGCACCTGCGCGACCCACTCACCGTGTTGCGGATGCTGCACGACCGCCTGCGCCGGGAAGGCGTCCTGCTGCTGGAAACCGGCAATTACGAGAACTGGCGCCGGATCCTCGAAGGGGAGCGCTGGAGCCTCTATCTCCTCGACCACCACTTCTACTTCTCGCCGCACAGCCTGGAGACGGTCGTCACGCGTGCCGGCTTCTCCGCCTTCCGGGTACTCGACGTCGACCACTCGGCGCCCTCGCTGCGCCGCACGCTGACGCGGCCACGCTGGAGCCTGCGTGCCTGGCAGACCTACCTCGCATCGAAGCGCGCCTGGCCCGAGCACGGCGACATCAACGTCATGGTCGCCGCCGCCACCGCCTGAGCGGGCCGCGGGCGGGCAGCGGCCGCAGCCCGCCGGGCGAGCGGTGACCAACCCACAGGGCGGGAGAGGGACTCTTGAAGCCGATCAGACTCTACTGGTGGCAGGGCGAAGGCCGCGATGACCCGACCCGGCAGAATTTTGGCGACTACCTGTCGCCGTTGATCGTCGGCATGGTGTCGGGGCGACCCGTGGTGCACGCGCCGGTCGCCAGCGCCGACCTGCTCGCCATCGGCACGATCCTGAAACGGGAACGGCAGGCCCGCCGGCTCCTGCTGCCGCGCCGCCTGCACATCTGGGGCAGCGGTGCCGGCGACGCCAGCGAACGATTCCCTGGCCGCCACCACTATCACGCCGTCCGCGGCCGCCACACGCTGGCGGCAATCGCCGGCGGCGGCCAGGGTGCCGCGCTCGGCGACCCGGGACTCCTCGTCGGCCACTACTGGAGCGGCCGGCCGCGGCCGCCGAAGCGGTACGCGCTCGGCGTCATCCCGCACTTCGTCGACCAGGACAGCGCCGCCGTCGCCGCGCTGCTGCGCATCCCCGGCGCGCGGCTGATCAACGTCTTCGCGCCGATCGACGACATCCTGCACGAGGTGCTCTCCTGCGCACAGGTGCTGTCATCGAGCCTGCACGGACTGATCATCAGCGACGGGCTCGAGGTCCCGAATCGCCGCATGATCATCTCCGACCACATCCGCTCGACGCTCAAGTTCGCCGACTACTACTCGGCCTTCGGCCTCGCCGAACCCGCCCCGCTCGACGCCCGGCTGCTGCGCGGCAACGAAAGCCCCGAGCGCCTCGTCGGCGACTATCGCCGACCCGACGTCGACAGCCGTTGCGCCGAGCTGCTGCGCTCGTTTCCGGACGTCGTCTGAGCGGTCGTCACGAAATCGTCGCGAGCAGTCGGGGATGCCCGTCTCGACAGGGGAAGTTGAAATCTTCCCGCAACGACACCGGCGACGCTCAGGTCTTCGTCAAGCTCTTCCCAGCGCAGCGCATGTCCATCGACTGCGACCCGGACCTCCTTGAGCTGATCGTCAGACGCCTGGCAAAGAATGCGAAAACGGTCTGCCGGAAAGCCGAATACCCTTCCGTCGGTCAGTTCGAGATAGATGAACCGCTTTTCAGACCAGGCCCTGATGGCTACGGGTTCGGTTTCAGTGATCATGGTATCGCTCGTTCAATGGTCGTTCGTTTTCAAGGCCCAGCCGCTCGATTTCCCGCAAATCCCGGGGCACCAAACCGCGGTTGCCGGCGGAGTACACTGATCGCCCCGACCTGCCGTACCATCGTGTGCTGACAGACAGCGCTCGGCAGGAGACCCGCATGGCCCGCATCATCCCCGACGGCTGGCGCGAACTCTCGGTCACCGGGGGCGCGCAGCGCGAGATCGAAACCCTCGCCCTCCTTGCCGAAGGCCTGCCCGACGCGTATTCGGTGTATCACGCCGTGCACTGGACCGCGACCGAAGGGCGCCAGGCCATTTTCGGCGAAATCGACTTCGCCGTGGTGAACCTCTCCGGCGACATCCTGCTGATCGAACAGAAGAGCGGTTTCCTCGGCGAGACCGCCGCGGGGCTGGTCAAACAGTACCCCGGCCGGTCGAAGAGCGTCCCCGTGCAGATCTCGCGCATGGTCGGCAAGCTGCGCGGCAAGCTCGCCAGCCGCGCCGACATCCCCTCGGTGCACATCGATGCCCTGCTCTACTGCCCGGATTACACGGTCCGCAGCCCGGAAACCGCCGGCCTCGTCCGCGAGCGCATCGTGGACGCCAGCACGCGCGAGCAGCTGTGCCGCATCATCCAGGAACTGCTGCCGGCGCGCGCGAAGACGCCCGCGACGCCGAAAATCGACGCCTTCCTGCGCGACCTGATCCAGCTCGAAACCGACGTCAGCGCGCTGATGGGGCATGCGCGCAACCTCGTCACGCGGGTTTCCGGCGGCCTCGCGCAGTGGGCGCGGCGGCTCGAATTCGCGCCCTTCCGGCTGCGCATCAGCGGCACGGCCGGCTCGGGCAAGACGCAACTCGCGCTGGCGGAATACCGCGCCACCATCGAGGCCGGCAAGCGGCCGCTCTACGTCTGCTTCAACCGCCCGCTGGCCGACCATTTCAAGCGCATCGCCCCGCGCGGCGGCGTCGCCTGCACCTTCCACCAGCTCTGCGACCAGCGGCTGCGCGACGCCGGCAAGAAAGCGGACTTCAGCGCACCCGACGCCTTCGAGCGCCTGCGGCAAAGCGCCGCGGCACTGCCGGTGGACGCCGCCTTCGTCTTCGACACGATCATCGTCGACGAGGGCCAGGACATCTCCGAGACGTGGCGCGATTTCATCTTCCGCCATGCCCGCGCCGATGCGCGCCTCCTCTGGCTGGAAGACCCGATGCAGAACCTCTACGGCCGCCCGCCGACGCCGCTGCCGGGCTGGGTGACGCTGCGCTCGCAGAGCAACTACCGCAGCCCGCGGCCGGTCGTCGAGCTGCTGCGTCGTCTGCTCCCCGGCGAACCCGCGATCGAGGCCGCCTCGCCGATCGCCGCCGACGAGATCGAGTTCCTCGACTATGCCGACACCGCCGGCCTGTTCGCGCGCATCAAGGAAGCCATCCGCATCTGCTACTCGGCGGGCTTCAGGAAGCACGACCTCGCCATCGTCAGCTACCACGGCCGCGAGCGCTCGCAGCTGATGGCCCTCGACCGGCTCGGCCAGACCAGCCTGCGCCACTTCACCGGCAACTACGATCTCTTCGGGCAGCCGGTGTACACGGATGGCGACGTACTGGTCGAATCGGTCTACCGCTTCAAGGGCCAGTCGGCGCCCGCGGTGATCCTCGCCGAGGTCGACTTCGAGGCGCTCGACGACCGGGCGGTGCGCAAGTTATTCGTCGGCGCGACGCGCTGTTCGATGAAGGTGATTCTGGTCGTGCACGAGAGGTCCGCGGCCCGGCTGCTGGAACGTATTGGCTGAGCAATCTTCTGCCGGGAGGCGGTTCGTGCGAGTCCGGCGATAGTGATCCGGCCCGCATCTGCCGGCAGTGGCGATGGACGAAAAGGAGAGCCGCGGGTGGACCACGACGCCCACCGGATCCTACTCCAGGCGCTCAAGCGCGCCCTTGCCGGAGCGGCAGGCCCATATCACAGACTGAAAATTACGCTCATCGGGCGAGTGCCTTCGTGTGACCGGTACTTGAGCTTGCCCATGTACACGAACGGTGCTGCCTTGCCGCCCTTCAGCCTCGTTTCCCGCACGAAGAGGTGAATGCGGATGCCTGACATCTCGTGCTGGATCAGCTCCTGCCCGCGCTTGCTGGTCGGCGTCGTGGCGTTCTGGCTCTGCCAGTGGAAGGTGTTCTCGTCGATCCAGTAGTCGTGAAAGCGGAGTTGAATGGCCTTGCCTTGTTTGTTGAGCGTCACCAGCAGCACGTGGACCTTCTGCTCGTTGAGAACGACATGGCCGGAGTTCCAGTTGCCGGGATTGAAGGTCTCGCCGAACAGGGTCGGAATCTGTTCGCGGTCAAAGCTCTCGCCCAGGACGAAGTCCAGTGGATCGACGACGGCCTTGAGTCGCGCCAGCGTTTTCATCTCGTCGGTGGCAGGGAGGTCTTCGTAGTCGGGATTGTTGGCCTTCAGCATGTAGGCACCGCCGGCCACTTTCCTGACCACGCGCAGCAGATACTGGCTATCGCCACTGACGTCCTGACGTTCGATCGCCATCACGTTGCCGGTGATCGAGCCAGCGCTACTCGGTGTCACGAGTTCAAGAAGGAGGTAGTCACCGTCGCGAATCGGCTGCTTGCCACCGTTCATCGA from the Accumulibacter sp. genome contains:
- a CDS encoding homoserine kinase, which translates into the protein MSVFTELSASVVSAWLENHSLGTLRDLTGIAEGVQNSNFYLATTSGDYVLTLFEQVPHAQLPFYTQLLVHLAARGIPCPAPVADRRGGYLGELAGRPALVVSRLAGASEAVPSARQCAAVGAALAELHLAAQSCPLRQPHPRGTQWCAAVAAQLAPRLSPGTAALLADELQQQRALRPGGLPRGIIHADLFRDNVLFVGDRLSGLLDFYFAGVDDLLFDLAVVANDWCTAAGGGIDADRCQLLLAAYHRRRPLTAGERAAWPLLLRAAALRFWLSRLQDQLLPRSGEVVTQRDPAVYEEILLAHRAGDGRRQGLAPVSDGLLADEVPRAAWHE
- a CDS encoding DUF2782 domain-containing protein, yielding MRRTHAFLATLVLATAPVLAQTPPDLQPLPAVPPPPPEMAPLDASLEPQVTIVQRDGETVEEHRIGGRLYMIRVTPAHGVPYILVDHQGDGNFARHSIGGPPISVPMWTIGTF
- the polA gene encoding DNA polymerase I, yielding MPTLLLVDGSSYLYRAFHALPDLRTTQSEPTGALHGVLNMLRRLESDHQAAGVDYKACVFDAKGRTFRDDWYAPYKANRPPMPDDLVRQIEPLYAAIAALGWPLLVVDGVEADDVIGTLATQAAAQGMQVVVSTGDKDLAQLVGPQVRLVNTMSNETLDEAGVVSRFGVPAGRIVDYLALVGDTVDNVPGVAKVGAKTAVRWLQQYGSLDGVIAAANDIGGAVGDNLRRALDFLPLARRLLTVRCDLELPLTLAELQPRALDRERLLELFRHYEMRSWLREVQGTADTAAAPAATPAAATPAAADGAHRAAYETILDWPAFDRWLQKIGNCALTALDTETTSLDPFAARLVGLSLAVAPGEAAYLPLAHRYPGAPSQLPQDAVLARLQAWLEDPTQAKIGQNLKYDQHVLANHGIRLAGVRHDTLLESYVLESGRDGVRGHDLGQLASRHLGLQTIPYEALCGKGAKQIGFEQVAIDQAAAYAAEDADLCLRLQQQLQPQIDSDAGLRRIYEEIEIPVREVLFRMERTGILIDAGLLTQQSHEIGKRLLELEERAHAAAGQPFNLNSPKQLAEILFDRLGLPVKKKTPTGTPSTDEEVLSELALDYPLPKILLESRQLAKLKGTYTDKLPKMINATTGRVHTSYAQAVAVTGRLASNDPNLQNIPVRTAEGRRIRAAFIAPPGSHLLSADYSQVELRIMAHLSQDARLLAAFAAGEDVHRATASEIFGVAAAEVGADQRRVAKVINFGLIYGMSAFGLARQLDLERGAAQSYIDRYFARYPGVAAYMEETRAAAKRQGYVETVFGRRLWLPEIRSSNVGRRQGAERAAINAPMQGTAADLIKSAMIAVQRWLDGEGLRTRLLLQVHDELVLEVPADELPTVRGELPRLMSEVASLRVPLVVDIGVGGNWDEAH
- a CDS encoding DUF2242 domain-containing protein; this encodes MHPACRQPPAQQRTSLRPGRARGLLLAALLACGLTACGDATRNVAVYQSEDFAADETFSRLFDASPEATCEAARRALLSQGYLLTAVKPDAVSASKNFQPQGDVHVQIVFNVVCTSEGGNEELATAYVSAIEDRYTLKKNPNSASVGVAAIGSLSIPLGANEDSLVKVASETIPAGPFYDRFFALMHRNLAQQAGGR
- the ahpF gene encoding alkyl hydroperoxide reductase subunit F; the protein is MLDSNIRNQLRAYLEKIQQPIELVTSLDDSDQAREMLALVQEIAELSAKVSVRQDGDAVRRPSFAVGRVGEAARISFAGIPMGHEFTSLILALLQTGGHPPKAEASVLDEIRAIPGRFHFETFISLSCHNCPDVVQALNLMSVINPGISHQMIDGALFQSEVSERQIMGVPTVLLNGEHFGQGRMTLEEIVGRIDVGAVQREAEKVSARAPFDVLIVGGGPAGAAAAIYAARKGVRTGVVSERFGGQVLDTLAIENFISVKETDGPKLAAGLEQHVREYEVDIMNLQRAEQLIAAGEDGLAEVRLASGASLRSRTVIIATGARWREMNVPGEKQYRGHGVAYCPHCDGPLFKGKRVAVIGGGNSGVEAAIDLAGVVGHVTLLEFEASLRADAVLQKKLFSLPNVRVITQALTTEVTGDGQKVNGLVYTDRASGESQRIDLEGVFVQIGLLPNSDWLKGTLALSRHGEIEIDARTQTSLPGVFAAGDVTTVPYKQIVIAMGEGSKAALSAFDHLIRTSVS
- the ahpC gene encoding alkyl hydroperoxide reductase subunit C, producing the protein MSLINTEIKSFTATAFHNGKFVPVSDADLKGKWSVVVFYPADFTFVCPTELGDLADEYDAFQKIGVEVYAVSTDTHFTHKAWADASETIKKIRYPMIGDPTGKITRNFDVMIETEGLALRGTFVVNPEGVIKVCEIHDLGIGRDAKELLRKVQAAQYVASHPGEVCPAKWTPGEATLAPSLDLVGKI
- a CDS encoding class I SAM-dependent methyltransferase, which gives rise to MSMVDVIDGASFPRLEPIACPLCGQSNAARVIPARFGMLTSVAECAPCRLAYQTPRPSEEASRAYMNWRWSSGDSYVTDSENKRRAARAKLEHVQEVRPLPGRLLDFGAGSGAFVRASLDAGWQAIGVEQSEAAIARAREYYGVELQATLPDEEFDVITMWDVVEHLRDPLTVLRMLHDRLRREGVLLLETGNYENWRRILEGERWSLYLLDHHFYFSPHSLETVVTRAGFSAFRVLDVDHSAPSLRRTLTRPRWSLRAWQTYLASKRAWPEHGDINVMVAAATA
- a CDS encoding polysaccharide pyruvyl transferase family protein, whose amino-acid sequence is MKPIRLYWWQGEGRDDPTRQNFGDYLSPLIVGMVSGRPVVHAPVASADLLAIGTILKRERQARRLLLPRRLHIWGSGAGDASERFPGRHHYHAVRGRHTLAAIAGGGQGAALGDPGLLVGHYWSGRPRPPKRYALGVIPHFVDQDSAAVAALLRIPGARLINVFAPIDDILHEVLSCAQVLSSSLHGLIISDGLEVPNRRMIISDHIRSTLKFADYYSAFGLAEPAPLDARLLRGNESPERLVGDYRRPDVDSRCAELLRSFPDVV